A window from Desulfuromonas thiophila encodes these proteins:
- the aspS gene encoding aspartate--tRNA ligase, giving the protein MHDTLGTWKRSHYCGELTSAHIGQQVCLMGWVQRRRDHGGLIFIDLRDREGITQLALDPDRDPQAHSKADRVRSEYVIAVIGTVSARPEGTVNPKMKTGEIEIEVAQLKILNSAKTPPFGLDEYTEVAENIRLKHRYLDLRRPALQKNLMLRHRVARTVRTYLDAQGFLEIETPVLTKSTPEGARDYLVPSRVNGGCFFALPQSPQLFKQLLMVSGYDRYCQIVKCFRDEDLRADRQPEFTQIDCEMSFVDADDVITTMEKMIAQVFRDCLGVEVTTPMARMTYAEAMTRFGVDNPDLRFGLELIELTDLVANCGFKVFAEVAASGGLVKAINVKGGAGFSRKDLDELTDFVKIYGAKGLAWVKITEEGWQSPIAKFFTPTELDALGQRLDAAQGDLLLFVADNPRITNEALGRLRGHLGQRLGLAAKDDYRFVWVTDFPLLEWDEENQRHAAVHHPFTAPRDQDLPLLDSNPAAACAKAYDLVLNGSEIGGGSIRIHDQAIQSKMFALLGIGEEEAREKFGFLLDALEYGAPPHGGLAFGLDRLVMILTGSDSIRDVIAFPKTQKATCLLSGAPGEVDEKQLQELSIRLRLRKKEQ; this is encoded by the coding sequence CTGCATGACACCCTCGGCACCTGGAAACGCAGCCATTACTGCGGTGAACTGACAAGCGCCCACATCGGCCAGCAGGTCTGCCTGATGGGCTGGGTCCAACGCCGCCGCGACCACGGCGGTCTGATCTTCATCGACCTGCGTGACCGCGAAGGCATCACGCAGCTGGCCCTCGACCCGGACCGCGATCCGCAGGCCCACAGCAAGGCCGACCGGGTACGCAGTGAATACGTCATCGCCGTCATCGGCACGGTGTCGGCCCGCCCTGAAGGCACGGTCAATCCGAAAATGAAAACCGGCGAGATCGAAATCGAGGTGGCACAGCTGAAGATTCTCAACAGCGCCAAGACACCGCCTTTCGGGCTCGATGAGTACACCGAGGTGGCCGAGAATATCCGCCTGAAGCACCGTTATCTTGACCTGCGCCGACCGGCTCTGCAGAAAAACCTGATGCTGCGCCACCGCGTGGCACGTACCGTGCGCACCTATCTCGACGCGCAGGGCTTTCTTGAAATTGAAACCCCGGTACTGACCAAAAGTACCCCCGAGGGTGCGCGCGACTATCTGGTGCCAAGCCGGGTCAACGGCGGTTGTTTCTTCGCCCTGCCGCAGTCGCCGCAATTATTCAAACAGCTGCTGATGGTATCTGGATATGACCGCTACTGCCAGATCGTCAAATGCTTCCGCGACGAGGATCTGCGTGCCGACCGCCAGCCGGAGTTCACCCAGATCGACTGTGAGATGAGCTTTGTCGACGCCGATGATGTCATCACCACCATGGAAAAGATGATTGCCCAGGTGTTCCGCGACTGTCTCGGTGTCGAGGTGACGACCCCGATGGCCCGCATGACCTATGCCGAAGCCATGACCCGCTTCGGGGTCGATAATCCCGACCTGCGCTTCGGCCTGGAGCTGATTGAACTGACCGACCTGGTGGCCAACTGCGGCTTCAAGGTCTTTGCCGAGGTAGCGGCAAGCGGCGGTCTGGTCAAGGCGATCAACGTCAAGGGCGGCGCCGGCTTCTCGCGCAAGGACCTTGACGAACTGACCGATTTCGTCAAGATCTACGGCGCCAAGGGCCTGGCCTGGGTCAAGATCACCGAAGAAGGCTGGCAGTCACCCATCGCCAAGTTCTTCACCCCGACCGAACTCGACGCCCTCGGCCAGCGCCTTGACGCTGCCCAGGGCGACCTGCTGCTGTTCGTCGCCGACAATCCCCGCATCACCAACGAGGCTCTTGGCCGCCTGCGTGGTCATCTCGGCCAGCGCCTCGGCCTTGCGGCGAAAGACGATTACCGCTTTGTCTGGGTTACGGACTTTCCGTTACTGGAATGGGACGAGGAAAACCAGCGCCATGCCGCCGTTCACCATCCCTTTACCGCACCGCGCGACCAGGACCTGCCGCTGCTTGACAGCAATCCGGCAGCCGCCTGCGCCAAGGCCTACGATCTGGTACTCAATGGTTCTGAAATCGGTGGCGGCAGCATTCGTATCCACGACCAGGCCATCCAGAGCAAGATGTTCGCCCTGCTCGGCATCGGCGAGGAAGAGGCGCGGGAAAAATTCGGCTTCCTGCTTGATGCCCTCGAATACGGAGCACCGCCTCACGGCGGCCTGGCCTTTGGTCTCGACCGGCTGGTCATGATTCTGACCGGCTCGGACTCCATCCGCGACGTCATCGCCTTTCCCAAGACCCAGAAAGCCACCTGCCTGCTGTCCGGGGCTCCGGGCGAGGTCGACGAGAAACAGCTGCAGGAACTGTCGATCCGTCTGCGCTTGCGCAAAAAAGAGCAATAG
- a CDS encoding LysM peptidoglycan-binding domain-containing protein, whose product MPSVARRLSCQRILLPLAVLVITSLHGCSLAPQAELKQAREAFRLTQQEAGPRYSPELTRAAKRALVKGRLLYDQGRHQSSARLLELAQQLSLQAVIDSRLQHQRLLQLQGGLHASRRADWILQLQPVVTPPTLPVLPPPAPAAPAADPRPAASVSKAPVTEHRVRDGETLSSIAAQRSVYGDGLLWPLLYRANRDQIKDPRQIYPGQILTIPRGQSAADLENARETARQSGLFLPGENPAQEPRLSK is encoded by the coding sequence ATGCCGTCCGTTGCGCGCCGCCTGTCCTGTCAGAGGATTCTCCTGCCGTTGGCTGTTCTGGTCATCACCAGCCTGCATGGTTGCAGCCTGGCGCCCCAGGCCGAACTCAAGCAGGCTCGCGAAGCCTTTCGGCTGACGCAACAGGAAGCAGGACCGCGCTATAGTCCCGAATTGACTCGTGCCGCCAAACGGGCACTGGTCAAGGGGCGCCTGCTGTACGATCAGGGCCGGCACCAGAGCTCCGCCCGTTTGCTCGAACTGGCCCAACAGCTGTCGTTGCAGGCCGTGATCGACAGCCGCCTGCAGCACCAGCGCCTGCTGCAGTTGCAAGGCGGTCTCCATGCGTCACGCCGAGCCGATTGGATTTTGCAGCTGCAACCTGTTGTCACGCCCCCCACCTTGCCGGTGCTACCGCCGCCGGCCCCAGCCGCACCGGCAGCAGATCCCCGACCTGCCGCCTCTGTCTCCAAGGCACCCGTCACGGAACACCGGGTACGGGATGGGGAAACCCTTTCCAGTATTGCCGCCCAGCGCAGCGTCTACGGCGACGGCCTGTTATGGCCGCTGCTGTACCGCGCCAACCGCGACCAAATCAAAGATCCCCGCCAGATCTATCCGGGCCAGATCCTCACCATTCCACGCGGCCAGTCGGCCGCCGATCTGGAAAATGCCCGCGAAACGGCCCGTCAGTCGGGGCTGTTTTTGCCCGGAGAGAACCCGGCGCAAGAGCCCCGACTGTCAAAGTGA
- the mdh gene encoding malate dehydrogenase encodes MARAKISLIGGGQIGGVLAQLCALRELGDVVLFDIVENMPQGKMLDIAEVARVDQFDVNLKGTNSYADIAGSDIVIVTAGLPRKPGMSRDDLLGVNAKIMKQVSEGIKQYAPESFVIIISNPLDAMVTLCQKITGFPPERVMGQAGVLDSNRFCSFIAWELGVSVRDVNAMVLGGHGDTMVPIVRYANVNGIPVMEQLVRKYGEAKAKEVMTAMVERTKMAGGEVVKLLGNGSAFYSPASSAIAMAEAILRDQKRVLPTCALLKGEFGVDNYYVGVPCILGAGGIEGIMEFELDAEEQALFDNSVAAVKGLIDELPSILPDMAALLK; translated from the coding sequence ATGGCAAGAGCAAAAATTTCCCTGATCGGTGGCGGTCAAATCGGTGGTGTTCTGGCCCAGCTGTGCGCCCTGCGCGAACTGGGTGACGTGGTTCTGTTCGATATCGTTGAGAACATGCCGCAGGGCAAAATGCTCGACATCGCTGAGGTTGCCCGCGTTGATCAGTTCGACGTCAATCTGAAAGGCACCAACAGCTACGCCGACATCGCCGGTTCGGACATCGTTATCGTTACCGCAGGCCTGCCGCGCAAGCCCGGCATGAGCCGTGATGACCTGCTCGGCGTTAACGCCAAGATCATGAAGCAGGTTTCCGAAGGTATCAAGCAGTATGCACCGGAGTCCTTCGTCATCATCATCTCCAATCCCCTCGACGCCATGGTCACCCTGTGCCAGAAGATCACCGGCTTCCCGCCGGAGCGCGTCATGGGTCAGGCCGGCGTGCTCGACTCGAACCGCTTCTGCTCCTTCATCGCCTGGGAACTGGGCGTGTCGGTACGCGACGTCAACGCCATGGTGCTTGGCGGCCATGGCGACACCATGGTCCCCATCGTGCGCTATGCCAACGTCAACGGCATTCCCGTGATGGAGCAGCTGGTCCGCAAGTACGGCGAAGCCAAGGCCAAGGAAGTGATGACCGCCATGGTTGAGCGTACCAAGATGGCCGGCGGCGAAGTCGTCAAACTGCTCGGCAACGGTTCGGCCTTCTACAGCCCGGCTTCCTCGGCCATTGCCATGGCAGAAGCCATCCTGCGCGACCAGAAGCGCGTACTGCCGACCTGCGCCCTGCTCAAGGGTGAGTTCGGTGTTGACAACTACTATGTCGGCGTGCCTTGCATCCTCGGCGCTGGCGGCATTGAAGGCATCATGGAATTTGAGTTGGACGCTGAAGAGCAGGCACTGTTCGACAACTCGGTCGCTGCCGTTAAAGGCCTGATCGACGAACTGCCCAGCATTCTGCCGGACATGGCAGCCCTGCTGAAGTAA
- a CDS encoding 2-oxoacid:acceptor oxidoreductase subunit alpha, with translation MAQNAKLTKAEQIVVKFTGDSGDGMQLIGNQLTALAALDGNDVNSLPDYPSEIRAPAGTVAGISGFQMCLGDHKIYTAGDAPDVLVAFNPAAVKHSSKFVKAGGMIITNSDTFTDKALEKVGFKSNPLEDGSLAGYDVKAIPMHTLVREALADMDMPNAAKDRCKNFFVMGVLCWLFNKTPQLVLDFIQEKFGPKAKKPKLEIAEANTRAFKAGLNYGETTIMFQERYDLGAAQIEKGLYRNITGNDAAALAIAAAGHKAGLQPFIGSYPITPATDLLHYASEFKDLGLVTMQMEDEIAGICCAVGAACAGNLAFTTTSGPGLALKTEAAGMALILEIPLVIVNVQRGGPCTGLPTKTEQSDLLQSMFGRNGDSYMPIIAANSPADCFDATYQAAKIALKYRTPVIVLTDGYIGQGSCPWKVPTMAELEDLRPYVNLWKPEDHPGETYQPYKRDPQTLARDWAIPGTKGVQHRIGTLEKDALTGAVSHDPMNHQIMTETRYAKVEKVVQDLPPVQINGKDSNKILVISWGGTYGAVKGAVDRLIAEGKPVSGINLRWVWPFPPNLGDIIKRFDKVLVPELNMGQLSLLLRARYLVDVQSLSKVQGDPFREYEVIDKVHEMLGE, from the coding sequence ATGGCTCAGAATGCAAAACTCACCAAAGCCGAGCAGATTGTCGTCAAGTTTACCGGAGACTCCGGTGACGGCATGCAGCTCATCGGTAACCAGCTGACCGCCCTGGCGGCTCTGGACGGCAACGACGTCAACTCGCTGCCGGATTATCCCTCTGAAATCCGCGCCCCGGCCGGCACCGTTGCCGGCATCTCGGGTTTCCAGATGTGTCTGGGGGATCACAAGATCTACACCGCCGGTGACGCACCGGACGTGCTGGTGGCCTTCAACCCGGCCGCCGTCAAGCACAGCTCCAAGTTCGTCAAGGCTGGTGGCATGATCATCACCAACTCCGACACCTTCACCGACAAGGCGCTGGAAAAGGTCGGCTTCAAGAGCAATCCGCTGGAAGACGGCAGCCTGGCCGGCTATGACGTCAAGGCCATTCCGATGCACACCCTGGTGCGCGAGGCCCTGGCCGATATGGACATGCCCAACGCCGCCAAGGATCGTTGCAAAAACTTCTTCGTCATGGGCGTGCTGTGCTGGCTGTTCAATAAGACGCCGCAGCTGGTCCTCGATTTCATTCAGGAGAAATTCGGCCCCAAAGCGAAGAAGCCCAAGCTGGAAATCGCTGAAGCCAACACCAGAGCCTTCAAAGCGGGCCTGAACTACGGTGAAACCACCATCATGTTCCAGGAGCGCTACGACCTGGGTGCCGCCCAGATCGAAAAAGGCCTCTACCGCAATATCACCGGCAACGACGCCGCTGCTCTGGCCATTGCCGCCGCTGGTCACAAAGCGGGCCTGCAGCCGTTCATCGGCTCCTACCCGATTACCCCGGCAACCGACCTGCTGCACTACGCCTCGGAGTTCAAGGACCTGGGCCTGGTGACCATGCAGATGGAAGACGAGATCGCTGGTATCTGCTGTGCCGTTGGCGCCGCTTGCGCCGGCAACCTGGCCTTCACCACCACCTCCGGCCCCGGTCTGGCACTGAAAACCGAAGCCGCTGGCATGGCTCTGATCCTGGAGATCCCTCTGGTGATCGTCAACGTCCAGCGCGGTGGTCCCTGCACCGGTCTGCCGACCAAGACCGAGCAGTCTGACCTGCTGCAGTCCATGTTCGGCCGCAACGGCGACAGCTATATGCCGATCATCGCCGCCAACAGCCCGGCTGACTGCTTCGATGCCACCTATCAGGCCGCCAAAATCGCCCTGAAGTACCGTACCCCGGTAATCGTTCTGACCGACGGCTACATCGGCCAGGGCAGCTGCCCGTGGAAGGTGCCGACCATGGCGGAACTGGAAGACCTGCGTCCCTATGTCAACCTGTGGAAACCGGAAGATCACCCGGGCGAAACCTACCAGCCCTACAAGCGTGATCCCCAGACCCTGGCACGTGACTGGGCCATCCCCGGCACCAAGGGCGTGCAGCACCGTATCGGCACGCTGGAGAAGGACGCCCTTACCGGCGCCGTCAGCCATGATCCGATGAACCACCAGATCATGACCGAGACCCGCTACGCCAAGGTTGAAAAGGTCGTCCAAGACCTGCCTCCTGTTCAAATCAACGGCAAGGATTCCAACAAGATCCTGGTCATCAGCTGGGGCGGCACCTATGGCGCCGTCAAGGGCGCTGTCGATCGTCTCATCGCCGAAGGCAAACCGGTATCCGGCATCAACCTGCGCTGGGTGTGGCCGTTCCCGCCCAACCTGGGTGACATCATCAAGCGTTTCGACAAGGTCCTGGTACCCGAGCTGAACATGGGCCAGCTGAGCCTGCTGCTGCGTGCCCGCTACCTGGTGGACGTGCAGTCCCTGTCCAAGGTTCAGGGCGACCCGTTCCGCGAGTATGAGGTCATCGACAAAGTCCACGAGATGTTAGGAGAATAA
- a CDS encoding 2-oxoacid:ferredoxin oxidoreductase subunit beta, with protein sequence MAELTKKDFASAAEVKWCPGCGDYAIMNAVREGMVAAGKPRDEVAIVSGIGCSSRFPYYMETYGFHTIHGRAAAVASGLKVANPKLDVWVISGDGDSTAIGGNHFMHAVRRNVNLNYVMINNKIYGLTKGQYSPCSEMGQISKTSPYGVIDYPMAPLRVCMGLGATFVARGLDALMKLSEEICIRGAQHKGFSMMEIYANCVIYNDGAHKALVDKETGANHRIVLRHGEKMIFGVDNDLCLVQSGFGIKAAKVADVQESDILVHDEKNAEMAAVLTAMRPDAGLPIALGIIYADDSKKTYDDMVYEQIEAVKAKRGRTMDKLLQEGHTWTV encoded by the coding sequence ATGGCAGAACTGACTAAAAAAGATTTCGCCTCCGCCGCCGAGGTTAAATGGTGCCCGGGTTGTGGCGACTACGCCATCATGAATGCCGTGCGCGAAGGCATGGTTGCCGCTGGCAAGCCGCGTGACGAAGTGGCCATTGTTTCCGGTATCGGCTGCTCCAGCCGTTTCCCCTACTACATGGAAACCTACGGCTTCCACACCATCCACGGCCGCGCCGCTGCTGTGGCATCGGGTCTGAAGGTTGCCAACCCGAAACTGGACGTCTGGGTCATCTCCGGTGACGGCGACTCCACCGCCATCGGTGGTAACCACTTCATGCACGCCGTGCGTCGTAACGTGAACCTGAACTACGTTATGATCAACAACAAGATCTACGGTCTCACCAAGGGTCAGTACTCGCCCTGCTCCGAAATGGGCCAGATCTCCAAAACCAGCCCCTACGGCGTGATCGACTACCCGATGGCTCCGCTGCGCGTGTGCATGGGCCTGGGCGCCACCTTCGTCGCTCGCGGCCTGGACGCCCTGATGAAGCTGTCGGAGGAAATCTGCATCCGTGGTGCCCAGCACAAGGGCTTCAGCATGATGGAGATCTATGCCAACTGCGTGATCTACAACGACGGCGCACACAAAGCGCTGGTCGACAAGGAAACCGGTGCCAACCACCGTATCGTTCTGCGCCATGGCGAGAAGATGATCTTCGGTGTCGATAATGACCTGTGTCTGGTTCAGAGCGGTTTCGGCATCAAGGCCGCCAAGGTAGCCGATGTGCAGGAAAGCGACATCCTGGTGCACGACGAGAAGAACGCTGAAATGGCGGCGGTTCTCACCGCCATGCGTCCGGATGCTGGTCTGCCCATCGCCCTGGGCATCATCTACGCCGACGATAGCAAGAAAACCTACGACGACATGGTCTATGAGCAGATCGAGGCCGTTAAAGCCAAGCGCGGTCGCACCATGGACAAGCTGCTGCAGGAAGGCCACACCTGGACGGTGTAA
- the extS gene encoding selenite/tellurite reduction operon c-type cytochrome lipoprotein ExtS — MGLWLVFLILLLGEPTQSQAALCRHCHDFSCPHSEQAACGQCHRGNDATRRKELAHSGLIRAVHSAYGLRLTPLRLAAAEALQFYGCRRCHQIGGTGERLATILDGVVPQRASVALEQALDQPALFMPDFELAVAERDLLITGLLDAAQWVVPPSQQPPEVVHFAHPADEAHPFEKHCGACHRMLTASAGSLGGGRIGPDLSGLAGAFYPPTAREGANWTRAALSDWLVNPRKIRPLSQMPAVRLKQQEREDLLQFFWPLGPAVDKETPP, encoded by the coding sequence TTGGGTCTTTGGCTGGTTTTTCTGATTCTGCTACTGGGGGAGCCGACGCAAAGTCAGGCGGCGCTGTGCCGTCATTGTCATGATTTCAGCTGTCCGCACAGTGAGCAGGCTGCCTGTGGCCAGTGTCATCGGGGCAATGACGCCACCCGTCGCAAGGAACTGGCCCACAGTGGTCTGATCCGCGCTGTTCACAGCGCCTATGGTCTGAGGTTGACACCGCTGCGACTGGCTGCGGCCGAGGCGCTGCAGTTCTACGGTTGTCGCCGCTGTCATCAGATTGGTGGCACTGGCGAGCGCCTGGCGACAATTCTTGATGGGGTGGTACCCCAGCGCGCCAGTGTTGCCCTGGAACAGGCGCTGGATCAGCCGGCCTTGTTCATGCCCGATTTCGAACTGGCGGTGGCCGAGCGTGATCTGCTGATTACCGGTCTGCTCGATGCGGCCCAGTGGGTTGTCCCGCCGAGCCAGCAGCCGCCTGAGGTGGTTCATTTCGCCCATCCCGCTGATGAGGCCCATCCCTTTGAGAAGCACTGTGGCGCCTGTCACCGGATGCTGACGGCCTCTGCCGGGAGTCTCGGCGGCGGCCGCATTGGGCCCGACCTGTCGGGGCTGGCCGGTGCCTTTTACCCCCCCACCGCGCGTGAGGGCGCCAACTGGACTCGCGCGGCACTGTCTGACTGGCTGGTGAATCCGCGCAAGATCCGCCCGTTGAGCCAGATGCCAGCGGTACGCCTTAAGCAGCAGGAGCGTGAGGATCTGCTGCAATTTTTCTGGCCCTTAGGGCCTGCTGTTGACAAGGAGACCCCCCCATGA
- the extQ gene encoding selenite/tellurite reduction operon b-type cytochrome membrane protein ExtQ, whose product MKKPDPHTDYVRSSPCFFRLIRQAMAVVCLLVVALAALLPAPLLEPADLATVPNPSRAAWFLVWTQEVVSYSKQAVYGLLLLGLLFAVLPWLPRTRPARQARWLPADQRWVNALTLLTFGMIVTLTFVALYLRGENWVFGWFF is encoded by the coding sequence GTGAAAAAGCCCGATCCCCATACCGATTACGTGCGAAGCTCGCCCTGTTTCTTCCGCCTGATCCGTCAGGCCATGGCGGTGGTCTGTCTGCTGGTGGTGGCGCTGGCGGCTCTGCTGCCGGCGCCGCTGCTGGAGCCGGCGGATCTGGCGACGGTACCCAATCCGTCACGTGCGGCCTGGTTTCTGGTCTGGACTCAGGAGGTGGTCAGCTATTCCAAACAGGCGGTCTATGGCCTGCTGCTGCTTGGCCTGCTGTTTGCTGTGCTGCCCTGGCTGCCGCGTACCCGACCGGCACGTCAGGCCCGGTGGTTGCCGGCCGATCAGCGCTGGGTGAATGCGCTGACACTGCTGACCTTTGGTATGATTGTGACGCTGACGTTTGTCGCTCTGTACCTGCGGGGGGAAAATTGGGTCTTTGGCTGGTTTTTCTGA
- a CDS encoding cytochrome b N-terminal domain-containing protein, with the protein MRDFLRHLFPRVVLRANLRIRYTFCLGGMAFTLFLLLGLSGVLLAFYYQPHSAAAYGSILLIEEQVFGGHFLHSLHRVAANGYLLLLFLHTLRVILTGAYRPPRQWNWLIGFSLLLLALFSGYTGYLLPMDQLALWATQTGMELVRTVPLGELFYRFMVPDQVGGPLSLLRFYLLHVVVLPLLTLLLCGLHFYRIRKQKGVLPYL; encoded by the coding sequence ATGCGCGATTTTCTCCGACATCTGTTTCCGCGGGTGGTGCTGCGTGCGAATCTGCGCATCCGTTACACCTTCTGCCTTGGTGGCATGGCCTTTACCCTGTTTCTGCTGCTGGGCCTGAGCGGGGTGCTGCTGGCCTTCTATTATCAGCCCCACAGTGCCGCTGCCTACGGTTCGATTCTGCTGATTGAGGAGCAGGTGTTTGGCGGCCATTTTCTTCACAGTCTGCATCGCGTTGCCGCCAACGGCTATCTGTTGCTGTTGTTTCTGCATACTCTGCGGGTGATTTTGACGGGCGCCTACCGGCCGCCGCGCCAGTGGAACTGGCTGATCGGCTTCAGCCTGCTGTTGCTGGCGTTGTTCTCTGGCTATACCGGTTATCTGTTGCCGATGGACCAGCTTGCCCTGTGGGCGACCCAGACCGGCATGGAGCTGGTGCGGACGGTGCCCCTGGGGGAGCTGTTCTACCGTTTCATGGTGCCGGATCAGGTCGGCGGGCCGCTGTCGCTGTTGCGCTTTTATCTGCTGCATGTGGTGGTGTTGCCGCTTCTGACCCTGCTGCTGTGCGGCCTGCATTTCTATCGCATCCGCAAACAGAAGGGAGTGCTGCCGTACCTGTGA
- a CDS encoding ubiquinol-cytochrome c reductase iron-sulfur subunit, translated as MANPAASRRRFIKTLMLGLAGGWFLRRFFTLPAVPARLLVTVADADLPQRGALVFRQQRLALIRDQDQVYALSLVCTHLGCTLAVLPEALVCPCHGSRFDAAGAVQAGPASQALPRLRLQRQGDQWQVYDQPIGRG; from the coding sequence ATGGCAAACCCTGCTGCCAGCCGCCGCCGCTTCATCAAAACCCTGATGCTGGGGCTGGCCGGAGGCTGGTTTCTGCGGCGATTTTTTACCCTGCCGGCAGTGCCGGCCCGGTTGCTGGTCACGGTGGCCGATGCCGATCTGCCACAGCGCGGTGCCCTGGTGTTTCGCCAGCAGCGTCTGGCGCTGATTCGTGACCAGGATCAGGTGTACGCCCTGAGCCTGGTCTGCACCCATCTGGGCTGTACCCTGGCGGTGCTGCCCGAGGCGCTGGTCTGTCCCTGCCATGGCAGCCGCTTTGATGCGGCGGGAGCGGTACAGGCCGGTCCGGCCAGCCAGGCGTTACCGCGCCTGCGACTGCAACGGCAGGGCGATCAGTGGCAGGTTTACGATCAGCCAATTGGGCGTGGCTGA
- the extO gene encoding selenite/tellurite reduction operon b-type cytochrome iron-sulfur cluster-binding subunit ExtO, with protein MAVCCALLGSGLMAAASRAEPAVAAGDSCRQCHETRLEGVHAGLDCLSCHGAAGNLRRPADGPLAPGCQGCHADSAQIFQHAMATRAEEQAFCRRSWGQADAAFFQTNCLGCHVSSCHDCHGDDGHALRRPDNDSCLRCHNGYFVGWDYLGRAPREDHERYQRGPQAQGQHYLKMRPDVHAEAGLVCGDCHAMAGLQQGLRVSRTCRDCHTPAAAVIEHGIAAHLERLSCSSCHAAWSAQEYGTFYLKLGGSSNRQYFRVRPAGTDYVKSSYLRRQDGPLLGLNNQGLVSPIRPQFLAYYSEMRDNQPVGQENRLLAAEWKAYAPHSIRRGAPLCDACHGDARRFLLQPPERRIYRPDLDGLGLADFWHQQGQRLRNGTFFPQDRFDRLTRPSPAFVEGYVRKWQTLLPAAAASSKP; from the coding sequence ATGGCCGTCTGCTGCGCTCTGCTGGGCAGCGGTCTGATGGCGGCTGCGAGCCGCGCTGAGCCGGCGGTCGCGGCTGGCGATAGCTGTCGCCAGTGCCATGAAACCCGGCTGGAAGGCGTGCACGCCGGCCTCGACTGCCTGAGCTGTCATGGCGCCGCCGGCAACCTGCGGCGACCCGCCGATGGCCCGCTGGCGCCGGGCTGTCAGGGCTGCCATGCCGATTCGGCGCAAATCTTTCAGCACGCCATGGCGACGCGGGCCGAGGAACAGGCTTTCTGCCGGCGCAGCTGGGGCCAGGCCGATGCGGCCTTCTTTCAGACCAACTGTCTGGGCTGCCATGTCAGTAGCTGTCACGATTGCCACGGTGACGATGGCCATGCCCTGCGGCGGCCGGATAATGACAGCTGCCTGCGCTGCCATAACGGTTATTTCGTCGGCTGGGACTACCTGGGGCGGGCGCCGCGTGAGGATCATGAACGCTATCAGCGCGGTCCGCAGGCCCAGGGGCAGCACTACCTGAAGATGAGGCCCGATGTCCATGCCGAAGCCGGGCTGGTCTGTGGCGACTGTCACGCCATGGCGGGCTTGCAGCAGGGCTTGCGGGTGAGCCGGACGTGTCGCGATTGTCATACGCCCGCTGCGGCGGTGATTGAGCATGGTATTGCCGCGCATCTTGAGCGGCTGAGCTGCAGCAGCTGTCATGCTGCCTGGTCAGCGCAGGAATATGGCACCTTCTATCTGAAACTGGGCGGGAGCAGCAACCGGCAGTATTTCCGTGTGCGGCCGGCGGGTACCGATTATGTGAAAAGCAGCTATCTGCGCCGACAGGACGGGCCGCTGTTGGGCCTGAACAACCAGGGGCTGGTCAGTCCGATCCGGCCGCAGTTTCTGGCCTATTACAGTGAAATGCGCGACAACCAGCCGGTGGGGCAGGAAAACCGTCTGCTGGCGGCGGAATGGAAGGCCTACGCGCCGCACAGCATCCGTCGTGGCGCACCCCTGTGCGATGCCTGCCATGGCGATGCCCGCCGTTTTTTGTTGCAGCCGCCAGAGCGACGCATCTACCGGCCCGATCTTGACGGTCTGGGGCTGGCCGATTTCTGGCACCAGCAGGGCCAGCGCCTGCGCAACGGAACCTTTTTCCCCCAGGACCGTTTTGACCGGTTGACGCGCCCGTCACCGGCCTTTGTCGAAGGATACGTCAGAAAATGGCAAACCCTGCTGCCAGCCGCCGCCGCTTCATCAAAACCCTGA